The following coding sequences are from one Verrucosispora sp. WMMD573 window:
- a CDS encoding GPGG-motif small membrane protein yields MELILWILAVVLVVAGILALFRRQILWGIVLIVVGLLVGPGGVSIFS; encoded by the coding sequence ATGGAGCTGATTCTCTGGATTCTCGCAGTCGTACTGGTGGTTGCCGGCATTCTCGCGCTGTTCCGCCGGCAGATCCTCTGGGGCATCGTCCTCATCGTTGTCGGGCTGCTCGTCGGCCCGGGTGGGGTCAGCATCTTCAGTTGA
- a CDS encoding carbohydrate ABC transporter permease, which translates to MTTTTPPVAAGAQETSGRPTRAGRVRKRLNTHTATMIAIVIAVVWTIPTFGLLVSSFRPENQIKTTGWWTFFRDPEFTLQNYQEVLFGQSASSGQLASYFINSLVITLPAVLFPLAFAALAAYALAWINFRGRDWVYIGIFALQIVPLQMALVPLLSFFSRGVSLGGITLMPAWNLDGAQNFAQVWFAHTCFALPFAVYLLHNFISQLPKDLMEAARVDGATHPKIFRTIVLPLVAPALAAFGIFQFLWVWNDLLVGLIFAGGSDVTAPLTVRLAELAGTRGNEWQRLTAGAFVSIVVPLIVFLSLQRYFVRGLLAGSVKG; encoded by the coding sequence ATGACCACCACCACTCCCCCGGTCGCCGCCGGAGCACAGGAGACCAGCGGCCGGCCGACCCGTGCTGGGCGGGTGCGCAAGCGGCTGAACACCCACACCGCAACGATGATCGCCATCGTCATCGCGGTCGTCTGGACCATCCCGACCTTCGGTCTGCTGGTCTCCTCGTTCCGGCCGGAGAACCAGATCAAGACCACCGGTTGGTGGACATTCTTCCGCGATCCGGAGTTCACCCTTCAGAACTACCAGGAGGTGCTGTTCGGGCAGTCCGCCTCGTCCGGACAGCTCGCCAGCTACTTCATCAACTCGTTGGTGATCACTCTGCCGGCGGTGCTGTTCCCGCTCGCCTTCGCGGCCCTGGCCGCGTACGCGCTGGCCTGGATCAACTTCCGGGGCCGGGACTGGGTGTACATCGGCATCTTCGCGCTTCAGATCGTGCCGCTGCAGATGGCCCTGGTGCCGCTGCTGAGCTTCTTCTCGCGCGGAGTCAGCCTGGGCGGCATCACCCTGATGCCCGCCTGGAACCTTGACGGCGCGCAGAACTTCGCTCAGGTGTGGTTCGCGCACACCTGCTTCGCGCTGCCGTTCGCCGTGTACCTGCTGCACAACTTCATCTCGCAACTACCGAAGGATCTGATGGAGGCGGCCCGGGTCGACGGGGCCACCCACCCGAAGATCTTCCGCACCATCGTGCTGCCCCTGGTTGCCCCGGCGTTGGCCGCGTTCGGCATCTTCCAGTTCCTCTGGGTCTGGAACGACCTGCTGGTCGGGCTCATCTTCGCCGGTGGCAGCGACGTCACCGCGCCACTCACGGTCCGCCTCGCCGAACTGGCCGGCACCCGGGGCAACGAGTGGCAACGGTTGACCGCCGGAGCCTTCGTGTCGATCGTCGTACCGCTGATCGTGTTCCTGTCGTTGCAGCGCTACTTCGTCCGTGGGCTGCTCGCCGGCAGCGTCAAGGGTTGA
- a CDS encoding TspO/MBR family protein translates to MRTSVEQTRRNGAGKWWALAGFAVAVLAAAVIGNLAASGAADQYANLDRPAWSPPSWLFGPVWSVLYVTMAVAAWLVWRRVGFGAALGAWAVQLVLNAAWTPLFFAGDRYGLALAEIVLLWLAIGVTVLLFARANRVAAVLLLPYWAWVTFAAALNYSIWQLNS, encoded by the coding sequence ATGCGGACGAGTGTGGAACAGACCCGACGGAACGGTGCCGGCAAGTGGTGGGCGCTTGCCGGTTTCGCGGTGGCCGTGCTGGCCGCCGCCGTGATCGGCAACCTGGCCGCGTCGGGCGCCGCCGACCAGTACGCGAACCTCGACCGGCCCGCGTGGTCGCCGCCGTCCTGGCTCTTCGGCCCGGTCTGGTCCGTCCTCTACGTGACGATGGCGGTCGCCGCCTGGCTGGTCTGGCGCCGGGTGGGCTTCGGTGCCGCCCTCGGCGCGTGGGCGGTCCAGCTCGTGCTCAACGCCGCCTGGACGCCGCTTTTCTTCGCCGGCGACCGTTATGGGCTGGCGCTCGCCGAAATCGTCCTGTTGTGGCTGGCGATCGGTGTGACCGTTCTGCTGTTCGCCCGGGCGAATCGAGTGGCGGCGGTGCTGTTGCTGCCGTACTGGGCATGGGTGACCTTCGCCGCGGCCCTCAACTACTCGATCTGGCAGCTGAACAGCTGA
- a CDS encoding glycoside hydrolase family 13 protein — protein sequence MNHDATQQTPATGWWTEAVIYQIYPRSFADSGGDGIGDLPGITARLDHLAQLGVDAVWLSPFYPSPQADAGYDVADYRGVEPLFGTLADADDLIAKAHANGLRVIVDLVPNHTSSAHAWFQAALAAGPGSTERERYIFRAGRGPGGAEPPNDWQSVFGGPAWTRVPDGQWYLHLFDTAQPDLNWDNPEVRAEFLDVLRFWLDRGVNGFRVDVAHGLVKQADLADWQDPQEILSGQEADKPRPPMWDQDGVHEVYREWRRLLDGYPGERILVAEAWVEPAERLARYVRPDEMHQAFNFEYLLASWTAPAQYAVITRSLEATDAVGAPTTWVLSNHDVVRHASRLGLPVGTPRPNGIGVGDEQPDAATGLRRARAATLLMLALPGSAYLYQGEELGLPEHTTLPDAARQDPTWERSGHTQRGRDGCRVPIPWEADAPSYGFGPTDASWLPQPPVWAEYALDRQRGVPGSTYELYREALQLRRAYGLGRGTLEWLASGDEVLSFRNGNLVVFTNFGADPVAKPDGEVVHSSAPLNEDGSVPTDVTVWVKV from the coding sequence CTGAACCACGACGCGACGCAGCAGACCCCGGCGACCGGTTGGTGGACGGAGGCGGTGATCTACCAGATCTATCCCCGCTCGTTCGCCGACTCGGGTGGCGACGGCATCGGCGACCTCCCCGGGATCACCGCTCGCCTCGACCATCTGGCCCAGTTGGGCGTCGACGCCGTCTGGCTCTCCCCGTTCTATCCGTCCCCGCAGGCCGACGCCGGCTACGACGTGGCCGACTACCGGGGCGTCGAGCCGCTGTTCGGCACCCTCGCCGACGCCGACGACCTGATCGCGAAGGCTCATGCCAACGGGTTGCGGGTGATCGTCGACCTGGTGCCCAATCACACCTCCTCGGCGCACGCCTGGTTCCAGGCCGCCCTGGCCGCCGGTCCGGGCAGCACCGAGCGGGAGCGGTACATCTTCCGCGCGGGTCGCGGGCCCGGCGGCGCCGAGCCACCCAACGACTGGCAGAGCGTCTTCGGCGGCCCGGCCTGGACCCGGGTGCCGGACGGCCAGTGGTACCTGCACCTGTTCGACACCGCCCAGCCCGACCTGAACTGGGACAATCCCGAGGTCCGCGCCGAGTTCCTGGACGTGCTGCGGTTCTGGTTGGACCGGGGCGTGAACGGCTTCCGGGTCGACGTGGCGCACGGTCTGGTCAAGCAGGCCGATCTGGCCGACTGGCAGGACCCGCAGGAGATCCTCTCCGGGCAGGAGGCGGACAAGCCCCGCCCGCCGATGTGGGACCAGGACGGTGTGCACGAGGTCTACCGTGAGTGGCGGCGGCTGCTGGACGGCTACCCCGGCGAGCGGATCCTGGTGGCCGAGGCGTGGGTGGAGCCGGCGGAGCGGTTGGCCCGCTACGTACGCCCCGACGAGATGCACCAGGCGTTCAACTTCGAGTACCTGCTCGCCTCCTGGACCGCCCCCGCCCAGTACGCGGTGATCACGCGGTCGCTGGAGGCCACCGACGCGGTCGGCGCGCCCACCACCTGGGTGCTCTCCAACCACGACGTGGTACGCCACGCGTCCCGGCTCGGCCTGCCGGTAGGTACGCCCCGACCCAACGGCATCGGTGTGGGCGACGAGCAGCCGGACGCCGCCACCGGGCTGCGGCGGGCCCGGGCGGCCACCCTGCTGATGCTGGCCCTGCCCGGTTCGGCCTACCTCTACCAGGGCGAGGAACTCGGCTTGCCGGAGCACACCACCCTGCCCGACGCGGCGCGGCAGGACCCGACCTGGGAGCGCAGCGGGCACACCCAGCGGGGCCGCGACGGGTGCCGGGTGCCGATCCCGTGGGAGGCCGACGCGCCCTCGTACGGTTTCGGGCCGACCGACGCGAGTTGGCTGCCGCAGCCGCCGGTCTGGGCCGAGTACGCGCTGGACCGTCAGCGCGGGGTGCCCGGCTCGACGTACGAGCTGTACCGGGAGGCGTTGCAGCTGCGCCGCGCGTACGGACTCGGTCGGGGCACCCTGGAGTGGCTCGCCTCCGGCGACGAGGTGCTGTCGTTCCGCAACGGCAACCTGGTGGTGTTCACCAACTTCGGCGCGGACCCGGTCGCGAAGCCCGACGGCGAGGTGGTGCACAGCAGCGCACCGCTGAACGAGGACGGTTCGGTGCCCACCGACGTGACCGTCTGGGTCAAGGTTTAG
- a CDS encoding sugar ABC transporter permease: MDFDFAEQTPKLMMLLWGLVAFAVVVGGLLVLLDAVPAFFARRREARYVAASASGAPLPGGRPRSREGLFATFFLLPTVVLLLIGLVVPALRTTLLSFMDGGSQNFVGLDNYRWMFADDSIVRVLLNTLIWVTLVPLVATSIGLIYAVLVDKARLEAVAKSLIFMPMAISFVGASIIWKFVYAFRSEEQEQIGLLNQIVVSLGGAPRQWLLDSPLNTLLLIVIMVWIQAGFAMVVLSAAIKAIPADIVEAARLDGVSPWQMFWQITLPSIRPALIVVVVTISIATLKVFDIVRTSTNGNYDTSVIANEMYNQAFRYGQNGQGSALAVFLFVLVIPIVIFQIRNLRQQRREG, from the coding sequence ATGGACTTCGACTTTGCCGAGCAGACGCCCAAGCTGATGATGCTGCTGTGGGGGTTGGTCGCCTTCGCGGTGGTGGTGGGCGGCCTGCTCGTACTGCTCGACGCGGTGCCGGCCTTCTTCGCGCGACGACGCGAGGCGCGGTACGTGGCCGCTTCCGCCAGCGGAGCACCGCTGCCCGGGGGGCGGCCCAGATCCCGTGAGGGGCTGTTCGCCACGTTCTTCCTGTTGCCGACGGTGGTGCTGCTGCTGATCGGCCTGGTCGTACCGGCGCTGCGGACCACCCTGCTGTCCTTCATGGACGGCGGCAGCCAGAACTTCGTGGGCCTGGACAACTACCGCTGGATGTTCGCCGACGACTCGATCGTGCGGGTGCTGCTCAACACCCTGATCTGGGTGACCCTGGTTCCGCTGGTCGCGACCTCCATCGGTCTGATCTACGCGGTGCTTGTCGACAAGGCCCGGCTGGAGGCGGTGGCCAAGTCGCTGATCTTCATGCCGATGGCGATCTCGTTCGTCGGCGCCAGCATCATCTGGAAGTTCGTGTACGCCTTCCGCAGCGAGGAGCAGGAACAGATCGGTCTGCTCAACCAGATCGTGGTAAGCCTCGGCGGCGCACCCCGACAGTGGCTGCTCGACTCGCCGCTGAACACGCTGCTGCTCATCGTGATCATGGTCTGGATCCAGGCCGGTTTCGCGATGGTGGTGCTGTCCGCGGCGATCAAGGCGATCCCGGCCGACATCGTCGAGGCCGCCCGCCTCGACGGGGTGAGCCCGTGGCAGATGTTCTGGCAGATCACCCTGCCGAGCATCCGGCCGGCGCTGATCGTGGTGGTGGTCACCATCTCGATCGCCACGCTGAAGGTCTTCGACATCGTCCGCACCTCGACCAACGGCAACTACGACACCAGCGTGATCGCCAACGAGATGTACAACCAGGCGTTCCGGTACGGCCAGAACGGGCAGGGCTCGGCGCTCGCGGTCTTCCTCTTCGTCCTGGTGATCCCCATCGTGATCTTCCAGATCCGCAACCTGCGTCAGCAGCGACGGGAGGGCTGA
- a CDS encoding ABC transporter substrate-binding protein — translation MAVSARPRQALAIVGAIGLALSATACGTGSSSNGGSSNADSAECAPYEDYQGHEGKTVNIYSSIRDIEADRLAESWKQFEDCTGITINHEGSGEFEAQLPVRVDGGNAPDLAFIPQPGLLARFAERNQLKPASAETKAMADQNYSPDWLKYSTVNGTFYGAPLGSNVKSFVWYSPKMFQENGWAVPTTWDQLIQLSDKIAQSDVKPWCAGIESGDATGWPATDWIEDVMLRTQTPEVYDQWTTHEIPFNDPRVAEALDRAGTILKNDKYVNGGFGGVRSIATTSFQEAGVPITQGKCALHRQASFYANQWPEGTRVAEDGDVFAFYFPAIDPAKGKPVLGGGEFVTAFADRPEVQAVQTYLASGEYANSRAKIGDWVSANNKVDLANVANPIDKLSVEILQDDSTVFRFDGSDLMPAAVGAGTFWKGMVEWINGGNTASVLQGIESSWK, via the coding sequence ATGGCGGTCTCTGCCAGGCCACGCCAGGCCCTCGCGATCGTTGGCGCGATCGGACTGGCACTCAGCGCCACCGCTTGCGGCACCGGAAGCAGCAGCAACGGCGGCAGCAGCAACGCCGATTCCGCGGAGTGCGCTCCGTACGAGGACTACCAGGGCCACGAAGGCAAGACGGTCAACATCTACTCGTCGATCCGAGACATCGAGGCCGACCGCCTGGCGGAGTCCTGGAAGCAGTTCGAGGACTGCACCGGCATCACGATCAACCACGAGGGAAGCGGCGAGTTCGAGGCTCAGCTCCCCGTACGGGTCGACGGCGGCAACGCCCCCGACCTGGCCTTCATCCCCCAGCCCGGTCTGCTCGCCCGGTTCGCCGAGCGCAACCAGCTGAAGCCGGCCAGCGCCGAGACCAAGGCGATGGCCGATCAGAACTACTCGCCGGACTGGCTGAAGTACAGCACCGTCAACGGCACCTTCTACGGCGCACCGCTCGGGTCGAACGTGAAGTCGTTCGTCTGGTACTCGCCGAAGATGTTCCAGGAGAACGGTTGGGCCGTCCCGACCACCTGGGACCAGCTGATCCAGCTCAGCGACAAGATCGCCCAGAGCGACGTCAAGCCGTGGTGCGCCGGCATCGAGTCCGGCGACGCCACCGGCTGGCCGGCGACCGACTGGATCGAAGACGTGATGTTGCGGACGCAGACCCCCGAGGTCTACGACCAGTGGACCACGCACGAGATCCCGTTCAACGACCCGCGGGTCGCGGAGGCGCTGGACCGGGCCGGCACGATCCTGAAGAACGACAAGTACGTCAACGGTGGCTTCGGTGGGGTGCGCAGCATCGCCACCACCTCCTTCCAGGAGGCAGGCGTGCCGATCACGCAGGGCAAGTGCGCGCTGCACCGGCAGGCCTCGTTCTACGCCAACCAGTGGCCTGAGGGCACCCGGGTGGCCGAGGACGGCGACGTCTTCGCCTTCTACTTCCCGGCCATCGACCCGGCCAAGGGCAAGCCGGTGCTGGGTGGCGGCGAGTTCGTGACGGCCTTCGCCGACCGTCCCGAGGTGCAGGCGGTGCAGACCTACCTCGCCTCCGGCGAGTACGCCAACAGCCGCGCGAAGATCGGCGACTGGGTGTCCGCGAACAACAAGGTCGACCTGGCCAACGTCGCCAACCCGATCGACAAGCTGTCGGTGGAGATCCTCCAGGACGACAGCACGGTCTTCCGGTTCGACGGTTCCGACCTGATGCCCGCCGCCGTCGGCGCCGGGACCTTCTGGAAGGGCATGGTCGAGTGGATCAACGGCGGGAACACCGCCAGCGTCCTGCAGGGCATCGAGAGCAGCTGGAAGTAG
- a CDS encoding LacI family DNA-binding transcriptional regulator, with amino-acid sequence MTKIDDVARLAGVSTATVSRALRGLPTVSAATRSRVLAAAEQLQYAVSPSASRLAGGRTGTVAVVVPRITRWFFGVVVEAAEDFFHRAGYDLLLHNLGGREQNRQRVLHATHLHKRVDAIMLVATPLRASDVTALAALDLPGVTISSGTTVPGWPCVRIDDVAAARTATRHLLDLGHRRIAHISGDPDDELAFSAHLDRRRGHREALRAAGLPPDPSLDVESSFDIAGGTRATEELLRRGDPPTAIFAACDEMAMGALTALRDAGLRVPQDVSVIGIDDHALSGVVGLSTIAQPAVEQGRLAAQLLLDPLCGRAGDTNVIKQDSSVILNTRLVVRDSTAPVRAN; translated from the coding sequence GTGACGAAGATCGACGATGTCGCCCGGCTGGCCGGCGTCTCCACGGCCACCGTCTCCCGGGCGCTGCGCGGGCTGCCCACGGTGTCGGCGGCGACCCGCAGCCGGGTGCTCGCCGCCGCCGAGCAGTTGCAGTACGCCGTGTCGCCCAGCGCCTCACGGCTGGCCGGCGGCCGGACCGGCACCGTGGCGGTGGTGGTGCCCCGGATCACCCGGTGGTTCTTCGGCGTGGTCGTCGAGGCGGCCGAGGACTTCTTCCACCGGGCCGGATACGACCTGCTGCTGCACAACCTGGGTGGGCGGGAGCAGAACCGGCAACGCGTCCTGCACGCCACCCACCTGCACAAGCGAGTGGATGCGATCATGCTGGTCGCCACCCCGCTGCGGGCCAGCGACGTGACCGCATTGGCGGCGCTGGACCTGCCCGGCGTCACGATCAGCTCCGGCACCACCGTGCCCGGCTGGCCCTGCGTACGCATCGATGACGTGGCGGCGGCGCGGACCGCCACCCGGCATCTGCTGGATCTGGGACACCGGCGGATCGCGCACATCTCCGGTGATCCCGACGACGAACTCGCCTTCAGCGCCCACCTGGATCGGCGACGGGGGCATCGGGAGGCGTTGCGCGCGGCCGGATTGCCGCCTGACCCGAGCCTCGACGTGGAGTCCAGCTTCGACATCGCCGGCGGCACCCGGGCCACCGAGGAACTCCTCCGCCGAGGCGACCCACCAACGGCCATCTTCGCCGCCTGCGACGAGATGGCGATGGGCGCACTGACCGCGCTGCGCGACGCCGGCCTGCGGGTTCCTCAGGACGTCAGCGTGATCGGCATCGACGACCATGCCCTCTCCGGGGTGGTGGGGCTGAGCACCATCGCCCAGCCGGCCGTCGAACAGGGCCGGCTGGCCGCGCAGTTGCTGCTCGACCCGCTCTGCGGACGGGCGGGCGACACCAACGTGATCAAACAGGATTCGTCGGTGATCCTGAACACTCGGCTGGTCGTGCGTGATTCGACCGCGCCCGTCCGGGCAAACTGA